The stretch of DNA CTCGGGATGGTCGGCTTCGTCGTGACGCTCTTCCTGCAGGAGGTCTGGTCGTTCCCCGCCTGGCTCGCCGGCGTCGCGAGCCTGCCGCCGACGATCCTGCTCCTCGCGCTGTCCACCACGGTCGGCGCGCTCGCCGGGCGCCACGGCCCGCGGTGGTTCATGGCCGCGGGGCCGGCGATCGCCGCGGTCGGTGCGCTCGTGATGCTCGGCGCCGGTGACGAATCGACGGGCTACTGGTGGACGGTGCTGCCCGGGCTGGTGCTCGTCGGCGTGGGCATCGCGACGATGGTGACCCCGCTGACGAGTGCCGTGCTCGGTTCGGTGCCGGAGCGCGAGGCCGGAGTGGGATCGGCGGTCAACAACGCCGTCGCGCGGGTCGCCGGACTGGTCGTCGTGGCGCTCGCCGGGGTCGTGCTCGGTGGCGACGGCGTGAGCACGGCCGGGTTCCACCGGGCGATGGTCGTCATGGCAGTCCTGCTCCTCGCGGGTGCGCTCGTCAGCGCCATGGGGATCCGGAACGGATCAGCCGTCGGTGCCGTCGGGCTCCGGAACAAACCACCCCGTCCGTGAGTTGAGTCGAGTAGACTCAAGTACGAGACGCGCGCGCAGGACGCGACGTGCGAGCAGTACGACACCACACGACCACCGCAACGGAAAGGACGGACCGCATGGCGAACCTCCAGGGCGCCCCCGACTCGCAGGAGCGGCAGAAGACCGCCCTCGAGCAGTACGGCGTCGACCTCACCGCGATCGCCCGGAGCGGCAAGCTCGACCCGGTCATCGGGCGTGACGCCGAGATCCGCCGCGTCTCGCAGGTGCTGACCCGACGCACCAAGAACAACCCGGTGCTCATCGGCGAGCCCGGCGTCGGCAAGACCGCCGTCGTCGAGGGGCTCGCGCAGCGCATCGTCGCCGGCGACGTCGCCGACTCGCTCAAGGACAAGCGACTCGTGTCGCTCGACATCTCCGCCCTCATCGCCGGCGCGAAGTACCGCGGCGAGTTCGAGGAGCGCCTCAAGGCGGTGCTCAAGGAGATCAACGACTCCGACGGCCAGGTCATCACCTTCATCGACGAGCTGCACACCCTGATGGGCGCCGGCGGCGGCGAGGGCTCGGTCGCCGCGTCGAACATGCTCAAGCCGATGCTGGCGCGCGGTGAGCTCCGGCTCATCGGCGCGACCACGCTCGACGAGTACCGCCAGTACATCGAGAAGGACGCCGCCCTCGAACGACGCTTCCAGCAGGTCTACGTGGGGGAGCCGAGCGTCGAGGACGCCGTGGCGATCCTCCGAGGGCTCAAGGAGCGCTACGAGGCGCACCACAAGGTGACGATCAACGACTCCGCCCTCGTCGCCGCAGCGAGCCTGTCGAACCGGTACATCTCCGGCCGCCAGCTGCCCGACAAGGCGATCGACCTGATCGACGAGGCCGCGTCGCGCCTGCGCATGGAGATCGACTCGTCCCCGGTCGAGATCGACGAGCTGAAGCGCTCCGTCGACCGGCTGCGCGTCGAGGAGTTCGCGCTCAAGCAGGAGAAGGACGACGCCTCGAAGGCCCGGCTCGAGACCCTGCGCGCCGAGCTCGCCGGACGCCAGGAACGCCTCGACGAACTCCAGCGGCGCTGGCAGGCCGAGCGCGCCACCCTGAACCGCATCGGTGAGCTGAAGCAGCAGCTCGACGACCTGAACATGCGTAGTCAGCGGGCGCAGCGCGAGGCCGACTACGAGACGGTCTCGCGGCTCGAGTACGGCGAGAAGCCCCGCATCGAGGCCGAGCTCGCCGCCGCCGAGCAGGCCGAGAGTGCTGAGCGCATGGTGAACGACAGCGTCACCGACGAGGACATCGCCGCCGTGATCGCGCAGTGGACGGGCATCCCGGTGGGTCGCCTGCTGCAGGGTGAGACCGAGAAGCTCCTGCACCTCGAGACGGAGCTCGGCCGCCGGATCATCGGGCAGCGCAGCGCCGTCGGCACCGTGTCCGAGGCCGTCCGTCGCACCCGCGCGGGCATCTCCGACCCGGACCGACCCACCGGCTCGTTCCTGTTCCTCGGTCCCACCGGGGTCGGCAAGACCGAGCTGGCCAA from Curtobacterium sp. SGAir0471 encodes:
- a CDS encoding ATP-dependent Clp protease ATP-binding subunit gives rise to the protein MANLQGAPDSQERQKTALEQYGVDLTAIARSGKLDPVIGRDAEIRRVSQVLTRRTKNNPVLIGEPGVGKTAVVEGLAQRIVAGDVADSLKDKRLVSLDISALIAGAKYRGEFEERLKAVLKEINDSDGQVITFIDELHTLMGAGGGEGSVAASNMLKPMLARGELRLIGATTLDEYRQYIEKDAALERRFQQVYVGEPSVEDAVAILRGLKERYEAHHKVTINDSALVAAASLSNRYISGRQLPDKAIDLIDEAASRLRMEIDSSPVEIDELKRSVDRLRVEEFALKQEKDDASKARLETLRAELAGRQERLDELQRRWQAERATLNRIGELKQQLDDLNMRSQRAQREADYETVSRLEYGEKPRIEAELAAAEQAESAERMVNDSVTDEDIAAVIAQWTGIPVGRLLQGETEKLLHLETELGRRIIGQRSAVGTVSEAVRRTRAGISDPDRPTGSFLFLGPTGVGKTELAKALAEFLFDDEKALVRIDMSEYGEKHSVARLIGAPPGYVGYEAGGQLTETVRRRPYSVVLLDEIEKAHPEVFDVLLQVLDDGRLTDGQGRTVDFRNTIVILTSNLGSQFLTDASLSATQREEAVRELVQQSFRPEFVNRLDDIVVFQALTHEDLGQIVSLYVDRLARRLSDRRLELAVTPQARGWLAERGYDPVYGARPLRRLMQRQIDDQLARAILAGNVRDGDTVRVDVADDGEALVVEPFELAEIVEE